Below is a genomic region from Actinomycetota bacterium.
GATCGCCGGCTTCGGGCCGACGTTCGTCTTCGCGATCACCGGCGGGCTCATGCGCCAGGTGGGCCCCAACGGGGGGCCCGTCCTGCTCGACGTGAACAAGGGCATCGAGCGGAAGCTCCTGAAGCCGGCTTCGTACGTGGTGCAGCCGCTCACCGGGTTCCTGCTCATCGGAGCGCTCGGCATACACCGCAACTGGGGCGACAACATGTGGCTGGTGATCTCTCTCGTCCTGTACGCGATCGCGCTCACGATCTCGTTGACGATCACGAGCCCGGCCCTGAAGAAGATGATCCGCATCACGAAGGGGGAGGAGGGCGCGCCCGCGGACCTGCCCGCGCTCGGGAAGAAGAGCGCGATGTTCGGCGGCATCCAGCACCTGCTCCTGATCTCGATCATCTTCCTGATGGTGGTGAAGCCCGGGAGGGGCTGAGGTTGCAGGACCTCTGGGCGGGGATCCGCGGTCTGATACGCCGGGATCCCGCCCTCTTCGCCTTCTCCGCCTTCGCGGTGGCCGCGATCGGTCTGGCCGTGGCCGTCTGGGGGCTCCCGCGCTGGCTGTTCGGGGGCGCCGCGATCCCGTACCTGATCTCGCTTCTCAACCGCTTCGGGTGGGCGCGCCGCCCGCTGTTCGAGCCGTTCGCGACGATGAGGGACCGCGGCACCCTGATGCCGGACCTGTACGCGCTAGGCTCCCGCGGGTTCCGCGTCTTCCCGCGGATCAGGACCGAGGCCGGTTTCTTGGACGTGCTCGTCGTAGGGCCGACCGGCGTCTTCACGATCCGGACATCCGCCCCCGGCCAGGAGGTCGTTCCGGGAGCCCGCGGCAAGGACGCCGTCGTCACCGAGTCCGGGTCGGCGGCGGCGGAGCGCGCGGAGGCGGAGCGGGCGGCGGTCGAGCGCGTCCTGCGCGACAGCGGGTTCGACGTGCCGGTCCGGGCGCTCGTGGTCAAGGCGGGGAAGGGGTCCGAACGCTGGCTGGGCGGCCTCGAGCACGTGGACTTCGTCCTGCCGGCTGTGGTCGTCCCACGGGTGACGTCGGGGGAGCAGGTCCTCGCCTCCCACGAGGTGGACCGGGCGCTCCGCGCCCTGCTGCACGTCGGATCAGATGCGGCTGGAGCCCCCGCGGACCCGCCCGCGGACGGTGAGCTTCCCGACCGTTGACGCCAGGATGAACGTCGGGACGATCGGGAGCACCAACCAGAGGGGCCGCCACGTCCACCAACCGGCAGTCGATGCGCGGGTCCTGACCAGGGAGCCCGGCCAGGCGCCACAGCCCGTACGCGACGGCGAAGCCGGGCGCGTGCCACAGGAAGATCGGCATCGCGTTGCGGGAGGCGAGACCGACCACGCGGGCTCCCCATCCCCGGCAGGCCCAGCCCTGAATCCGCTCCCGATTGAGCATGAGCACGCCGATCTGCAGCGCGGTGAGCGCGGCGATGGCCAGCGTCGGCGGCGCCATGTTCGATATCTCCTCGCCAGGGACGCCGACCATCGAACGGGGGTACAGCTTCATGTTCGTCAACCCGAAGAGCGCGAAACCCCCGCCGAGGGCGAGGCACCACGCGAACCGCTTGGGCGCTGCGGCCAGCCGTGGGTAGAAGAACCCCAGCTGGTGAGCCACGGCCCAGACGACCACGAGGTTGAGCAGCTCGACACCGGGCCAGCGGTACGTGAAGCGCATCACGTCGACGACCACCGCTAGCCCCACCATGATCACGACCGCCACCTCGAGCATCCGGTCGTGCAGCCACCGCCACAGCGGCATGTACACGACGAGCAGTGCGTACACGGCGAGGAACCACAAGGGGGACAGCACGAGCACGATCCCGCGCGTCACCCACTGCGCCTCGGGCGCGACGGTCCGGGCGACCTGCCAGCCCGCGAGCCCGGCCACGATCAGGGCCGACGCGGGCGCGGCCAGGGACAGCAGCCGCTTGCGCACCCACGCCCAACCGCCGCCGCTCCGCTCCCAGCTCAGGCTGTGGGCGTACCCGCCCGCGAAGAAGAAGAGCGGCATCACCTGCAGGAGCCAGGTCAGCAGCCACAGGCCGCGCGTGACCCCGATCGGGTTGGAGGCGTGGGGGCCGTCCGGGCGCCAGGTGATCGTGGTGAACACCCAGTGCCACATGACGACGACGAGGAGGCTGAGAGCCCGGACCGCGTCGATCACCACGTCGCGCCGGGCCGCGTCGGGAGCCTGCGTGACGGCCATGGAGACAAGGTGCCACGGCGGTGGGAGCGGGCGTGGGAACGCTGGATCGGCCGGGAGCGTCCAGCGCCCGATCTGGCTCTCCACCCATCCGCCTGTGCCATCGGTGCGGATGCTGGGGTGACGGACGTCGACAGGAGGCAGTAGATGAACAGACTGAAGGAAGTACCTCTGGCTCGCCTCGTAGGGACGGTCTTCGGAGCCATATACGTGGTCGTGGGGCTCGCCGGGTTCCTGGTCACATCCGGCATCGGTTTCGCCGAGCGGACGGGGGCCACGCTCATCGCCTTCGATGTCAACCCCCTGCACAACCTGGTCCACCTCGGCATCGGCGTGGCCCTGATCGTGGCCGCCAAGGCGGGCACGTCCCCGGCCCGGGTGATGAACACGGTGGTCGGCGGCACCTACCTGCTCGTGGGCCTGGCGGGGTTGGTCATCATGGACGGCTCCCTCAACATCCTGGCGCTCAACCAGGCGGACAACGCGTTGCACCTGGCCAGCGCGGCGGTACTGCTCGCTGCCGGCCTGCACCGAGCGGGCGCGACCAGCCTCGGCAACTCCGCGACGGACGACTCGCAGGAGGACGACACCGCGGATGACCCGACGATCCGCCAGAACGCGCCCGCACCCTCCCGCAGGACGCTCACCACCGGGGACACGATCGAGCGCCGGGGCGTCTACCGCTGCTCGTGCGGACGCTTCGCTGTCCTGCTCGAGGAGGGCGGGACCCTGCCCCAGTGCACCGTCGGATCGGACCACCACTTCACCTTCAGCGGCGTCCCGAAGCGCAAGGCCACCGCGCGAGCCAGCTGAGCAAGGTAGGGGCCCGCGTCATCAAGGCGCGGGCCCCACGGCGGCGCCAAGGGCCTCGAGCTCACGTCGTCGTCGTGACCGGACCTGCCGAGATCGGCGAGGCGGGGCTTCGCGGCCTGTACGTCAGCCTGACCCGCGCGACGCGGCGGCTGGTCGTCGTGCACGTCGACGACCTTCCGGATGTGCTGCTCTGATCACCCGTCAGCTCGTGTCGCAGGGTTCGGGCTCGGGTTCGAACAGCCACTCGAAGCGCTCCCGCACCGCGGCTCCCACGCCGCGGGGGCCGGGTCGGTGGATGCGGCCGTCCGGCTTGATCACCACGATCCTCCCGCGCGGGTCGCCCCGCAGCCGCCACCCCGGGCGGTGGATCAGCCGATGGTGGAACCGGCAGATCAGGATCAGGTTGTCCTCGTCGGTCCGTCCGCCGTCGACCCAGTGCTCGACGTGGTGGGCGTGCAGCCCCCATGTGCGCGTGCAGCCTTCGACCCGACAGCAGCGGTCCCGCCTGCGCAGGTGCCGCATCATGTGGGGGGGGACCTTCCGGGAGGCGCGGCCCACGCCGAGCACGCTACCGTCCTCGCCGTGGACCAGCCATTCGATGCGGGCGTCGCAGATGAGGAAGCGGAGCGTGCTGTTCGCTACGGGGCGGTCGCGGACGGTCGCCGTACCGGGCCCGCCGGTCAGCGCGGAGGCGTCGACGTGGACGACGACCGTCGCTCGGTCGGCGTCCGGGTCGCTCCCGAGCCGGACGCCGGCGAGCTCGACGAGCGCGTCCGCGTGGCGCTGGTCGATCTCGTCGTACAGCCCCGTCTCCGGGTTCGGTCCCATCTGTTCGCCCACGCGCGACAGCGCGTCGTGGAGAACGGCCCTCCGGCCCGTTGAGGCGTCCGGACAGCCGGAGGGCGGACGCGTAGTCGTCCCATCGCAGCCGCAGGAACCGTCTCCCGTGGCCCTCCGCCTCCTCCTCCTCGTTCACGCGCCGCGCTTCGCGGGCTCGCCGCCGCAGAGCGGCGACCGTCATGCCGCGGGCGGCCTCCGCCCAGTCCTGCTCGTCGGACGGGGTGACGAATATCGTCAGCTCGACGACCTGCTCCCACGTGAGTAGCCCCTCGACGAGGAGCCGCCGGACCGTAGGGAGCTCCCGGAGGGCGCGCCCCACCCGCACCAGGTCGCGCGCCATCGACAGCGACCGGCCGAACCGCGCCGCGACCCACTCCTCGAAGGTGGGGGCGAGGTCCTGCTTCCAGGCCTCCTTCTCCTCCAGGACCGGGAGCGCGTCGAGGACGGCGGCGAGGGCTGCGCCGCTGAGGCCGAACATCTCCTCGATGAACGACTCGAGGTCGTGCGGGGGTAGAAACCTCAGCTCTCTCACGGACTCTCCGGCACGAACATCTGTTCCCATGGTAGAAGAAGCCAGTGACATTCACAGCCACCGCAGCGACCCTCCGTCTCCCCCCGTCACCGAGCACCGGCGGATCGCCGCGAACAGGCCCCCGTCCGTCGGCTCCCACCGCACCGCCTGCCCCGTCCGGGCGCGCCGCGTCGTCGGCCGGTTCAGGCGCACCATGAGGTGCCCGTCCACGACGGCGGCTCCCTCCTCGGCAACCTTGACCCAGGACGGCTGGACGTAGAGGGCGGCCGCGGTGCTGCCCTCGGACGACCACCCGTAAGCGTGGGCTGTCTTCGTCTCCCGGACGACGTCCACGCGTAGCGCGACGTCCGGATCGGGAGCCGTCTCCCGGACCGCCACCGCCACCAGTCGTCTGATCTCGGCGTCGCGTCCCCGCGCCGGTAGCTGGGGAGCCCGGAACGCCCGGTCGAGCTGGATCAGCGTCCGGACCCCCACGGGAGCCTGCGCGGCCACCGCCAGGCGGCGCAGGTGACCGGTCATCCAGTGCAGCCGACGGACGCTCTCGGGGTCGCGTGCGAGCCGGGAGATGTGTCGCTCGTTCAGCTCCGCCGCCCGCACGAGATCCTCGGCCGAGGCGTTACCGGTCAGGAGCGCGCGCGTCCCCGATCCCTCGAGCGGCGCCCGCGAGAGCGAGACGAGCGCCATGCAAGGGGGGGCAGCCGCGCCGAGGGCGGCCAGAACGCCTTCCGGCTCGTCGTCGTGGTCCAGCGCCCGGACCTCCCCTGCCTCCCAGACGAGCTCGTGGCGGCGGCCGAGACAGTCGAGCTCGAAGCGCAGCGGACCGAAACGGGCCAGACCGTCTGTCATAGCCACTTCAGCGTCCACCGTCCCTCCCACTCCTCGATCTCGATGGGGAACGCTACCGCCTCCCACCCGTCCCCGGCCGACATCCAGCGGAGCGCCTCCGTCCCACGCACGTGATCGCCCGGCTCCCACCCCGGTTTGATGACGAACGTCCGCTCCACCTCGCTCGCGCCGAGCGCATGCAGCCTCTGGCGCCAGGTCCGACGTAGCCACACGCCGACCACGCCTCGGTGGCCGTCGGTCCAGCCGATGACCCCGGGCTGGTCGAACGAGACGAAGACCCGAACCTTGACCGGTCCCGGGGCGGTGCGGGTGACGATGGCGGTCGCTGCGTCCCGTATCGGCTTCTCGACGGGGGTCGGGTTGGGCGGCGTGCGCCGATAGGCGAGCTCGATCGCGAGCAGCGTCCGGAGACGGATCGGGAGCCGGCCGGCGAGCAGTCGCAGCCGTGCCGCGTCCCTCATATGTGCCCCACGGACCTGCTGGCCAGGATCCGTCGTGCCCTATGCTCCTCGTCGGCGGCCCGCTCGGGTGGCCAGCCGCGCAGGGCCCCATCCACGCGCGACCAGCTATTCGGGTCGAGCCGCCAGAGCGTGTCGACCGTGAGGCAGGCCGCGGCCTCGCCTCCCAGCGCCGCGTACGCCCGCTCCGCCTCCACGTCGTGGTCGGGGAAGCTCAACCTCCCCGCCTCCCACGTGACCCGGTGCCGCGTCCCGGAGCAGTCGACCTGCACCGTCTCCGGGCCCAGCTCGGCCAGCCCGCCCCCTGTCGCACCCACGGATACAATCGTCCCCGAACTGGCGTTCCGAGCGAAAGACCTTCCCCTGTGTCCTCCCAGATCTCCATCAAGGGTGCCCGCGAGCACAACCTGAAGAACGTCTCCCTCGAGCTGCCCCGCGACGGACTGATCGTCTTCACGGGGATCTCCGGGTCGGGGAAGTCGTCGCTCGCGTTCGACACGATCTACGCCGAGGGCCAGCGGCGCTACGTCGAGTCGCTCTCCTCCTACGCGCGGCAGTTCCTCGGGCAGATGGAGAAGCCTGACGTCGAGTTCATCGAAGGGCTCTCGCCGGCCATCTCGATCGACCAGAAGTCCGCCTCCCGCAACCCGCGTTCCACCGTGGGGACGATCACCGAGGTCTACGACTACCTCCGCCTGCTCTTCGCCCGGGTGGGGAAGCCGCACTGTCACAACTGCGGACGCCCGATCGAGCGCCAGACGGTCGAGCAGATCGTGGACCGGGTCCTCGAGTGGGAGCCGGGGAAGAAGCTGATCGTGCTCGCTCCCGTGGTCGTCGGCCGGAAGGGCGAGTACGAGTCGCTCCTGGGGGACCTGGCCCGGAAGGGGTTCGCGCGGGCCCGGGTGGACGGGGAGGTCAAGGACCTGTCCGAGAAGATCCGGCTCGAGCGGTACAAGCAGCACACGATCGAGGTGATCGTGGACCGCCTCGTCCTGAAGGAAGGGATCCGCTCCCGACTGCACGACTCCCTCGAGACGGCGGCCGAGCTGACGAACGGGACCGTCGTCCTGGAGGAGGTCGACGGCGAGGCGCACACGTTCTCTCAGAACTTCAGCTGCATCGCGTGCGGGATCAGCTTCGAGGAGCCGGCCCCGCGCATGTTCTCGTTCAACACGCCGTACGGCGCCTGTCCCCGGTGCTCCGGTCTGGGTACCCGGCTCGAGGTCGATCCCGAGCTCATCGTGGCCGATCCCGACCTCTCCATCTCCGAGGGCGCGATCGGACCCTGGGCCGGGGGCCGCCTGGAGTACTTCGATCGGCTGCTCGAGTCGGTCTGCCGGGAGTTCCGGATCGACGCTCAGGCGCCCTGGCGCGACCTCTCGAAGGCTCAGCAGAAGGTGATCCTCCATGGGTCCGACGACCGTCAGGTGCACGTCCGGTACAAGAGCCGCTACGGACGGGTCCGCAACTACCGCACCTACTACGAGGGCGTCCTCCCCTGGCTGAAGCGGCGCTACGACGAGGCCGAGTCGGACGCCGCCCGGGAGCGGGTCGAGCAGTACATGCGGGAGATCCCCTGCCCAGGATGCGACGGGGCGCGGCTCAAGCCGGAGTCGCTGGCGGTCACGATCCAGGGGATCAACATCGCCCAGCTCTGCGAGATGGCCATATGCGACTCCCTGTCCTGGGTCGAGCACATGCCGATGACGGACCGCGAGCGGCAGATCGCCGAGCGGATCCTGAAGGAGATCCGCGAGCGGCTCGGCTTCCTGTGCGACGTCGGGCTCGACTACCTGACCCTCTCCAGGGCCGCCGCCACCCTAGCCGGAGGCGAGGCTCAGCGGATCAGGCTGGCCACGCAGATCGGGTCGGGGCTCGTGGGCGTGCTGTACATCCTGGACGAGCCCTCGATCGGCCTCCACCAGCGGGACAACAGGCGTCTCATCAACACGCTCGTCCGCCTCCGGGACCTCGGCAACACGTTGATCGTGGTCGAGCACGACGAGGACACGGTCCGGACCGCCGACTTCGTCGTCGATATCGGTCCGGGCGCGGGGGAGCACGGGGGAGAGATCGTGTACGCGGGTCCGCTCGAGGGGCTGCTCGAGCACCCGTCCTCACTGACGGGCGCCTACCTCTCGGGTCGGGCCTCCATAGCCGTGCCTCCTGCGAGACGGAAACCGCAGGGGTGGCTGACCGTCCACGGGCCGCGGGAGCACAACCTGAAGGGGGACGACGCCCGGTTCGCGCTCGGGTGCTTCAACGCGGTGACGGGAGTCTCTGGGTCCGGGAAGTCGACGCTCGTCCACGACATCCTGCACCAGGCCCTGATGGTGAAGATCTACCGGTCGAAGTTCGTGCCCGGACGGCACCGCAGGATCACCGGCATCGAGGACCTCGACAAGGTCATCCTCATCGACCAGTCGCCGATCGGACGGACCCCGCGGTCCAACCCCGCCACCTACACGGGCGTCTTCGACCACGTCCGGAAGCTCTTCGCCCAGACGACGGAGGCGAAACGGCGCGGCTACGGTCCGGGACGGTTCTCGTTCAACGTCCGGGGGGGCCGGTGCGAGGCCTGCGCGGGAGACGGGACGATCAAGATCGAGATGCACTTCCTGCCCGATGTCTACGTCCCATGCGAGGTGTGCAAGGGCAAGCGTTACAACCGGGAGACGCTCGAGGTCCGGTGGAAGAACCGCAACATCTCCGAGGTGCTCGAGATGTCGGTCTCCGAGGCCCTGGGGGTCTTCGAGGCGATCCCACCGATCCGCCGGCACCTGCAGACCCTCGTCGACGTGGGTCTGGGCTACATCCGGATGGGACAGTCGGCGCCCACGCTCTCGGGAGGCGAGGCGCAGAGGGTCAAGCTGGCCTCGGAGCTCGCGAAGCGGTCGACCGGACGGACGGCGTACATCCTCGACGAGCCGACCACCGGCCTCCACTTCGAGGACATCCGCCGCCTCCTCGACGTCCTGCACCGCCTCGTCGACCAGGGCAACACGGTGGTCGTGATCGAGCACAACCTCGACGTGATCAAGACGGCTGACCACGTGGTCGACCTCGGGCCGGAGGGGGGCAACGGAGGGGGACGGGTGGTCGTGATGGGGACGCCGGAACAGGTCGCCGCCACGGAGGGCTCCCACACCGGACGGTACCTCCAGGGCATGCTCCCGGCTCCCGTCACCACCCCGCGCCCGAAGCGGGCGCGCGCGGCGAAGCGCTGACGCGGACGCCTCCGGACCGCTGGAGTAGGGTGCAGCGGGGGCGGCGAACCTCGGAGGTCTGTGGGCATGGGCATGCGACTCCTCGACGAGAAGGTCCCGCTGGGCGACGAGGCCCGGGCGACCGTGCGCGGCCTGTGGATGGTCGCGGCAGCGGCGCCCGCCTACTTCCTGGCCATCCTCGCCTCGACCACGGTCTCGGGGATCCTGCCGGCCGTGGTGGTCGCCCAGACCGGGCGCTTCCTGTCCGTCATCCCGGAGGCGATCGCCGGAGGTGCAGGGTCCCCCGCGGCCGGTACCGCCCGGGACGCGCTGATCCTGATCGGCGCCGCGATCGTGGGGACCCAGGTGCTCGGTCCGCTGCAGGGAGCGGCGCTCTTCGGGGTGCAGCGCCGGTTCCAGGCCCACCTGTCCCGCCGGATCATGAGGAGCCTCACCGAGCTGCCCGGGCTGGCCCACCACGAGGACCCGGCCTTCCGTGACAAGCTCGAGGTATCCCAGTGGGTGCAGTGGGCGCCGGTCAACAGCCTCAACTTCCTGACCCATACGCTGCAGATGACCGCGCAGCTCTTCGGCATGGCGGCCGTCGCCGCCACGTACGCCAGGTGGGTCCCCCCCGCGGTCTTCGCCCTCGCTCTGCCGGAGGCCGTCGCGGCCTGGAAGCTCGTCGCCACCGTCTCCTGGTGGCGGATGCGGAGATCCGACGAGGCCCGCCGCGCCAGCTACTTCCGCCGGCTGGCGCTCACCCTCGAGCCGGCGAAGGAGCTGCGCGTGTTCGGCATGCAGGGGTGGATCCAGGACCGACAGGCCACGCACTGGCTCGCCGGCATCCGCGAGGTATGGCGTGAGCGACGGCGCGGACTCCTGATCCGCATGGGTCTGCACGCGGTCGCGCTCGCCGGGCTCGCCTGGGTCTACCTCGACATGGTGGGTGCGGCCATCGCGGGACGCATAGACATCGGCGTGTTCGCGGCTGCCTCGATGGGGGTGATCGGGATGATGTCCGCGCTGCTCGCCGTCTCCCAGTCGGCCGCTCAGCTCAGACAGGCCAACTACTACCTGCCGACCGCCCTCCAGCTGATCGACCTGCCCCGGCGCGACCCCCGGATGGAGGCCTCGGGGGTCCGGTCCGCGCGCGAGCTGGACAGGACCGGGATCACGTTCGAAGACGTGTCCTTCGTCTACCCCGGCACGGAGCGCGTGATCCTGGACGGTCTGAACCTGCACATACCGGCTGGGTCGTCCGTGGCGCTCGTCGGCGAGAACGGCGCCGGGAAGACGACGCTGATCAAGCTCCTGTCGCGCTTCTACGACCCGACCTCCGGCCGGATCCTGCTGGACGGGGTGGACATCCAGGAGCTCGACATCGTCTCCCTCCGCTCCCGCCTCGCGGTCATATTCCAGGACTTCGCGCGCTACTTCCTGTCCGCCCGCGACAACGTGGGGTTCGGGGCGGTCTCCCGGTCCGACGACCTGGAGCTGGTCAGGGAGGCGGCGGGCCGGGTCGGCGTCGTGGAGCGGATCGAGTCGCTCGAGCAGGGATGGGAGACGCCGCTGTCCCGGGAGTTCGGGGGCACCGACCTGTCCGGGGGGGAGTGGCAGCGGATCGCCCTCGCCCGGGCCATGATGGCGCAGGTCGCGGGGGACGCGGACCTGCTGATCCTGGACGAGCCCACCGCCAGCCTCGACGTCCGGCTCGAGCACGAGCTGTACACGCACTTCGCCGAGATGACGAAGGGTCGGACCACGCTCCTCGTCTCCCATCGGTTCTCGACCGTCCGGATGGCCGACCGGATCGTCTTCCTCGAGGACGGCCGGGTCGTCGAGGACGGCACCCACGAGCAGCTCATGGAGCGCGGGGGCCGCTACGCCGAGCTCTACGAGATGCAGGCCTCGCACTACCGCGCGACCGGGAGCCTGGACTGATGAGCCAGCTCGAGCAGGCACCGGCCCCGAGCCGCTTCGACCGCGACACGATCCGGCGCGTCCGGACCGTCTTCGGCAGCATCCTCGAGATGGCCTGGTCGGTCGCCCACGGACGGATGGTCGCCCTGGTCGCCTGCATGGTCGTCCTCGGGCTCGCGGGCGCGGTCGGGGGCCTGGTCACGAAGCTCGTCGTCGATGCCCTCGCCGAGGGACGCGCGTCCTCGGCCTGGCTGTGGGGGACCGTCTTCATCCTGCAGTTCGCCGCATCCTCCGCCCTCCAGCACGTCCTCGGCTTCCTGCAGCACGAGATGGGGGAGCGGATCAGCCAGGAGGTCGACCATCGGCTGATGAAGATCTCCACCGAGGCCCCCGGCCTCGACCATCTCGAGAGGCCCGAGTTCGCCGACAAGCTCAAGCTGGTCCGCAACCACCAGTACGTGCCGTTCGCCGCGCTCGCGAACCTGAACGCCCTCGCCTACATGGTGTTCGGGCTCGCCGCGGCCCTCGTCCTCCTCGGCACGATCCACCCGGTCCTGATGCTGATGCCGCTCGTGGCCGCGCCCACCGGGTGGCTGCAGTTCCGGTCCCTGCGCAAGCACTACAAGCGCTGGGACGAGGTCGTGCCTGAGGACCGGCTCGCCCAGCACTACCTCGAGCTGGCCACGGAGCCGAAGGCGGCGAAGGAGGTGCGCATCTTCGGTCTGGGGCCGACGCTGATCGCGCGGCACGAGGTCGTGACGACCGCGTACATCCGGAAGATGTTCCGCGACCGCCTGAAGCGGTCGGGTATCGGCGTCCTGACGGGCATCGCGTACGGCCTCACGCTGGCCGGCTCGATCGGGTGGATCGGGTACCTCGCCATCAACGGGCGGGCCACCCCCGGACACGTCGCCATGGGCGTCCAGGTCACCAGGATGGTCATCGGGCACGTCGAGATGGCCGCCTCCCTGGTCGCCTGGCTGGCCGAGCTCTCTTTCATGGGGGAGCGCTACCTGTGGCTGCTCGACTACGAGCCGGATGTCCGCCTCAAGCCCGCCCACGAGGTCATCGCCGCCCCCCGGTCCATCGAGCGCGGGATCGTCCTCGAAGGCGTCTCGTTCACCTATCCGGAGACCGAGAAGGAGGTCCTTCACGACGTCAACCTCTTCCTCCCGGCCCACTCCACGGTCGCCCTCGTCGGCGAGAACGGAGCCGGGAAGTCGACGCTCGTGAAGCTCCTCAGCCGGTTCTACGACCCCACGGCGGGACGGATCGTCGTGGACGGCCACGACCTGCGCGACATCGACCTCGAGGGGTGGCGGTCCGGACTCGGTGCGGCCTACCAGGACTTCGTCCGCTTCCAGCTCCTCGCCAAGGAGGCCATCGGGGTCGGGAGCCTGGAGCACGCAGGCGACCTCGAGCGCGTGAAGGGGTCCGCCCATCTGGCCGGCGCCCACCGGTCGATCGACCGGCTCCCGAAGGGGTACGAGACCCAGCTGGGCCGGGAGTTCACCGAGGGGACCGACCTCTCGGAGGGGGAGTGGCAGAGGGTGGCCATCGCCCGCGGGGGCATGCGGGAGCGCCCCGTCCTGCTGATGATGGACGAGCCCACCGCCAGCCTCGACGCGCGCTCGGAGCACGAGGTGTTCGCCCGGTTCGCCGAGATGTCGCGCCGCGAGGAGGACACGCCGCTCACCGTCCTCGTCTCCCACCGCTTCTCCACGGTGAGGATGGCGGACCTCATCGTCGTGATGGACGGGGGCCGGGTCGCCGAGATCGGCACGCACGACGAGCTGATCGCGCGGGACGGACGGTACGCGGAGCTCTTCCGGCTCCAGGCCTCCCGGTACGACTGACGTGTCGCGCGACCCCGAACGGACATGGGCCGCCCACGAGACGCCCACCCCGCTGGAGCCGGCGGTCCCCGTCCGGACCGGGCCCCCCTGGACGGTCGTCGTCGTCATGTCCTCGGTGATCCTCGTCTGGGGGGCGGCGTTCAGCGGCATCAAGGTCCTGCTCGAGACGCTGTCCCCCGGCGGTCTCACGGCCGGCCGGCTCGTGATCTCGGCCATCGTGTTCACGGTGATGCTCCCGTTCCTGGGGAGCGGGAAGCCGCGACGGGAGCCGGGGGACCTGTGGCGGCTCGTGGTGATCGGGCTGACCGGCGCGGCCGGGTACCACCTGGCCATCAACTGGGGAGAGCAGTACATCTCGGCGGGCGTGGCGAGCCTCGTGGTGGCGACGATGCCGGTGATGGTGGCGGTCCTGGCCGCGACCGTGCTGAAGGAGAGGCTGGGCCGGACCGGCGTGCTGGGGGTGCTCGTCGCCCTCGCCGGGGTGACGCTGCTCGTGCTCGGTTCGGAGGGCGGCCTGCAGGCGCGGAGCGTCATCGGCGTGCTCGTCACCCTCCTCGCACCGGCCTGCTGGGCTGTGTACACGACCGTCTCCAAGCCCCTCTCGGCACGCTACGACGGCGTGCGGCTCAACCTGCTGGGAGCGTGGCTGGGCGCGGTGATCGTGCTGCCCCTGGGGTTCGGAGATGTCTCGAGGCTCGGCTCCCTC
It encodes:
- the uvrA gene encoding excinuclease ABC subunit UvrA; the protein is MSSQISIKGAREHNLKNVSLELPRDGLIVFTGISGSGKSSLAFDTIYAEGQRRYVESLSSYARQFLGQMEKPDVEFIEGLSPAISIDQKSASRNPRSTVGTITEVYDYLRLLFARVGKPHCHNCGRPIERQTVEQIVDRVLEWEPGKKLIVLAPVVVGRKGEYESLLGDLARKGFARARVDGEVKDLSEKIRLERYKQHTIEVIVDRLVLKEGIRSRLHDSLETAAELTNGTVVLEEVDGEAHTFSQNFSCIACGISFEEPAPRMFSFNTPYGACPRCSGLGTRLEVDPELIVADPDLSISEGAIGPWAGGRLEYFDRLLESVCREFRIDAQAPWRDLSKAQQKVILHGSDDRQVHVRYKSRYGRVRNYRTYYEGVLPWLKRRYDEAESDAARERVEQYMREIPCPGCDGARLKPESLAVTIQGINIAQLCEMAICDSLSWVEHMPMTDRERQIAERILKEIRERLGFLCDVGLDYLTLSRAAATLAGGEAQRIRLATQIGSGLVGVLYILDEPSIGLHQRDNRRLINTLVRLRDLGNTLIVVEHDEDTVRTADFVVDIGPGAGEHGGEIVYAGPLEGLLEHPSSLTGAYLSGRASIAVPPARRKPQGWLTVHGPREHNLKGDDARFALGCFNAVTGVSGSGKSTLVHDILHQALMVKIYRSKFVPGRHRRITGIEDLDKVILIDQSPIGRTPRSNPATYTGVFDHVRKLFAQTTEAKRRGYGPGRFSFNVRGGRCEACAGDGTIKIEMHFLPDVYVPCEVCKGKRYNRETLEVRWKNRNISEVLEMSVSEALGVFEAIPPIRRHLQTLVDVGLGYIRMGQSAPTLSGGEAQRVKLASELAKRSTGRTAYILDEPTTGLHFEDIRRLLDVLHRLVDQGNTVVVIEHNLDVIKTADHVVDLGPEGGNGGGRVVVMGTPEQVAATEGSHTGRYLQGMLPAPVTTPRPKRARAAKR
- a CDS encoding DUF2269 family protein, translating into MYIRVLLFLHVLSAIAGFGPTFVFAITGGLMRQVGPNGGPVLLDVNKGIERKLLKPASYVVQPLTGFLLIGALGIHRNWGDNMWLVISLVLYAIALTISLTITSPALKKMIRITKGEEGAPADLPALGKKSAMFGGIQHLLLISIIFLMVVKPGRG
- a CDS encoding acyltransferase produces the protein MAVTQAPDAARRDVVIDAVRALSLLVVVMWHWVFTTITWRPDGPHASNPIGVTRGLWLLTWLLQVMPLFFFAGGYAHSLSWERSGGGWAWVRKRLLSLAAPASALIVAGLAGWQVARTVAPEAQWVTRGIVLVLSPLWFLAVYALLVVYMPLWRWLHDRMLEVAVVIMVGLAVVVDVMRFTYRWPGVELLNLVVVWAVAHQLGFFYPRLAAAPKRFAWCLALGGGFALFGLTNMKLYPRSMVGVPGEEISNMAPPTLAIAALTALQIGVLMLNRERIQGWACRGWGARVVGLASRNAMPIFLWHAPGFAVAYGLWRLAGLPGQDPRIDCRLVDVAAPLVGAPDRPDVHPGVNGREAHRPRAGPRGLQPHLIRRAAGRGAPGPPRGRRGPAPPTSPVGRPQPAGRSPRARGRPASVRTPSPP
- a CDS encoding DUF4383 domain-containing protein, whose protein sequence is MNRLKEVPLARLVGTVFGAIYVVVGLAGFLVTSGIGFAERTGATLIAFDVNPLHNLVHLGIGVALIVAAKAGTSPARVMNTVVGGTYLLVGLAGLVIMDGSLNILALNQADNALHLASAAVLLAAGLHRAGATSLGNSATDDSQEDDTADDPTIRQNAPAPSRRTLTTGDTIERRGVYRCSCGRFAVLLEEGGTLPQCTVGSDHHFTFSGVPKRKATARAS
- a CDS encoding DUF222 domain-containing protein; protein product: MGEQMGPNPETGLYDEIDQRHADALVELAGVRLGSDPDADRATVVVHVDASALTGGPGTATVRDRPVANSTLRFLICDARIEWLVHGEDGSVLGVGRASRKVPPHMMRHLRRRDRCCRVEGCTRTWGLHAHHVEHWVDGGRTDEDNLILICRFHHRLIHRPGWRLRGDPRGRIVVIKPDGRIHRPGPRGVGAAVRERFEWLFEPEPEPCDTS